A region from the Drosophila mauritiana strain mau12 chromosome 2L, ASM438214v1, whole genome shotgun sequence genome encodes:
- the LOC117150716 gene encoding uncharacterized protein LOC117150716 produces MFSTYSINDVAANEEVDHTEEEFSSKVEADVQSIIYLAYQEHEAVIRHNVTSAMKQREEELAKLWNIRSSLSSLAQIKAARDEELRALLDQIVTNEDSSDDDEDEDKEDPF; encoded by the coding sequence atgttttccaCCTATTCGATCAATGATGTGGCCGCCAATGAGGAAGTAGATCACACCGAGGAGGAATTTTCTTCAAAAGTCGAAGCCGATGTGCAGTCGATCATCTATTTGGCCTACCAGGAGCACGAGGCTGTGATCCGCCACAATGTTACGAGCGCGATGAAGCAACGCGAAGAAGAGTTGGCCAAGCTGTGGAATATTCGATCATCATTATCAAGCTTAGCGCAGATCAAGGCCGCTCGTGATGAGGAACTTAGAGCTCTATTGGACCAAATCGTTACGAATGAGGACAGTagcgatgatgatgaagatgaAGACAAGGAAGATCCCTTTTAA
- the LOC117137316 gene encoding LOW QUALITY PROTEIN: uncharacterized protein LOC117137316 (The sequence of the model RefSeq protein was modified relative to this genomic sequence to represent the inferred CDS: deleted 2 bases in 2 codons), producing MALVAHRMMLPARHRRSTTQQVARNKVGVLLVPSVADYYGAEMAPGVATPLPTPAASQLHLPQDAAEASGDGSGSKVSATSRCNDTHLVGCAWEWKEFPPEISTEIAALSSCFSFYGLCFAFLFFFGSDWRQLYLVKCVLCDFGA from the exons ATGGCTTTGGTGGCCCATCGGATGATGTTGCCTGCGCGGCATCGACGCAGCACCACCCAGCAGGTGGCCCGCAACAAGGTGGGCGTGCTGCTGGTTCCCAGTGTGGCGGATTACTACGGCGCGGAGATGGCACCCGGCGTGGCCACGCCTCTGCCCACTCCGGCCGCCTCCCAGCTGCACCTGCCACAGGATGCGGCAGAAGCATCGGGCGATGGCAGCGGCTCAAAAGTGAGTGCAACAAGTCGGTGCAACGACACACATTTGGTTGGCTGTGCATGGGAATGGAAGGAATTTCCACCGGAGATTTCC ACCGAAATAGCAGCTTTGTCTTCTTGTTTTTCCTTCTACGGTTTATGTTTT gccttcctttttttttttggctccGACTGGCGCCAGCTTTATTTGGTCAAATGTGTGCTGTGCGATTTTGGGGCATAG
- the LOC117150707 gene encoding very-long-chain (3R)-3-hydroxyacyl-CoA dehydratase 3, protein MANLSPFVYWSQTKQTLLLKVDLKDAKGAIADFSPVSVNFSANGHGARGVNAYKFELHFYALIDDENATFVVSDNKIELQIRKLEPEWWPRLVATPQKPHWLKIDFDRWRTEDDVEVEEKPRDVRQDYEKEYADLQKRELGYIKEKTKKVYMIFYNLAMFVGYLYIMVVMGVLYYRDGVDSIGKTYANVGNAFKFIQLLQYLEVMHPMFGYTKGSPVVPFFQVSGRNFILFLMIDMEPRMYAKPVVFYVFIIWSLVELVRYPYYLAQLLGREVGLLTWLRYTIWIPLYPMGILCEGIIVLRNIPYIEETKRFTVEMPNPWNITFDMVLFLKIYLMLLIVPGSYLVMSHMAKLRSKKLGKGRAKRQQHLHAD, encoded by the exons ATGGCAAATCTCAGTCCGTTTGTCTACTGGTCGCAGACCAAGCAAACCCTATTACTGAAAGTGGACCTCAAAGATGCCAAG GGCGCCATCGCGGACTTTTCGCCGGTTTCGGTGAATTTCAGTGCCAACGGCCACGGAGCTCGTGGAGTGAATGCCTACAAGTTCGAGCTGCACTTCTACGCCCTGATAGACGACGAGAATGCCACCTTCGTGGTCAGCGACAACAAGATCGAACTTCAGATACGCAAACTGGAGCCGGAGTGGTGGCCCCGCCTGGTGGCCACACCCCAGAAGCCCCACTGGCTCAAGATCGACTTCGATCGCTGGCGCACCGAGGACGACGTCGAGGTGGAGGAGAAGCCGCGCGATGTGCGCCAGGACTACGAGAAGGAGTACGCCGATCTCCAGAAGCGCGAGCTGGGTTACATTAAGG AGAAAACCAAGAAGGTGTACATGATCTTTTACAACCTGGCCATGTTCGTGGGCTACCTGTATATTATGGTTGTAATGGGAGTACTCTACTATCGCGATGGCGTCGATAGCATAGGGAAAACCTACGCCAATGTGGGCAACGCCTTCAAGTTTATCCAGTTGCTGCAGTATTTGGAGGTGATGCACCCCATGTTCGGTTACACCAAGGGCAGTCCTGTGGTGCCCTTCTTCCAGGTGTCCGGACGAAATTTCATCCTGTTTCTGATGATCGACATGGAACCGCGCATGTATGCGAAGCCCGTTGTTTTCTACGTTTTTATAATATGGTCTCTGGTCGAATTGGTGCG ATATCCCTACTACTTGGCCCAATTGCTGGGCCGCGAGGTGGGCCTGCTCACCTGGCTGAGGTACACCATCTGGATACCGCTTTATCCAATGGGCATCCTGTGCGAGGGCATTATCGTATTGCGAAATATTCCTTACATCGAAGAGACGAAACGGTTTACCGTGGAAATGCCTAATCCTTGGAACATCACCTTTGACATGGTTCTCTTCCTGAAAATATACCTAATGCTGCTGATCGTGCCGGGCAGCTACCTAGTTATGTCGCACATGGCCAAGCTTAGGTCCAAAAAGCTCGGAAAGGGGCGCGCCAAGCGCCAACAGCACCTTCACGCCGACTAG
- the LOC117150696 gene encoding heat shock protein 60A, whose product MLSRLGRSGWTGVRSFANDIRFGAEARCLLMQGVNVLANSVATTLGPKGRNVLIEQLLISPRITKDGITVANNVQLGNRRQDMGVQLLRQATNNTNNKVGDGTTTATILARGIACQGMHVLRQSKVNVQLLREGILEGSRAVCDALGEMSQSVDTIGQVEAVAKVALNGDERLAELIGDVILELGDSGVILLKESHSPFDEAKIQEGLTLASGYCSAFFAKQSHTLELENCLLLLTMAKINQVDQILPALELARLKERPLLIIAKNFGSDLLKILVLNNLQGRVQVCAVKAPNFGDEQCEEMEDLAFATGAHLLEDASSLADLSEEDLGEVREAVVDAKETHLLQPINVNEEQVQCRIQNIRELIDEAFTDVELDRLNTRLGRLQGQLATIFVGGTSELEVSERKDRFNDALHAVRVAISDGVVPGGGTAYLRCIPVLDELPPTEIMEHQVGREIVKDALRLPCYTIARNAGVDPNEVLRRVLKGSGNYGYDAAAGEFDDLVVRGIVDPTKVLQSAMTAAAGIASLLATTEVLITRQRTKPKIPKNQVTRDLAKLVGM is encoded by the coding sequence ATGCTGAGCAGATTGGGCCGGAGTGGTTGGACCGGTGTGCGCTCCTTTGCCAATGACATTCGCTTTGGAGCCGAGGCGCGCTGCCTGCTAATGCAGGGCGTGAACGTCCTGGCCAACTCGGTGGCCACCACTCTGGGCCCGAAGGGCAGGAACGTGCTCATCGAACAGCTGCTGATCTCGCCGCGGATCACCAAGGATGGCATCACGGTGGCCAATAACGTGCAGCTGGGGAATCGCCGGCAGGATATGGGAGTTCAATTGCTGCGCCAGGCAACCAATAATACCAATAATAAAGTGGGCGATGGCACCACCACGGCCACAATTCTAGCCCGTGGAATAGCCTGCCAGGGAATGCATGTGTTGCGCCAGAGCAAGGTGAACGTCCAACTCCTGCGGGAGGGCATTCTCGAGGGATCGCGCGCTGTGTGCGATGCTCTAGGTGAGATGTCCCAGTCGGTGGATACCATTGGCCAAGTGGAAGCAGTGGCCAAGGTGGCCTTGAATGGAGACGAACGGCTGGCAGAGCTGATTGGTGACGTCATTTTGGAGCTGGGCGACAGCGGCGTCATCCTGCTGAAGGAATCTCACAGTCCCTTCGATGAGGCTAAGATCCAGGAGGGTCTAACCCTCGCTTCGGGCTACTGTTCGGCATTCTTTGCCAAGCAATCTCATACCCTGGAATTGGAGAATTGCTTGCTGCTGCTCACAATGGCCAAAATTAATCAAGTGGATCAGATCCTTCCCGCTCTCGAGTTGGCCAGATTAAAAGAACGACCCCTTCTGATCATTGCCAAAAATTTTGGTAGCGATTTGCTTAAGATCTTAGTGCTCAATAATCTGCAAGGTCGAGTTCAGGTCTGTGCTGTGAAGGCCCCAAACTTTGGGGACGAGCAGTGTGAGGAAATGGAGGATTTGGCTTTTGCTACGGGTGCCCATCTTCTGGAGGATGCCTCCAGTCTGGCGGATCTCAGCGAGGAGGATCTGGGTGAGGTGCGGGAGGCGGTGGTGGACGCCAAGGAAACGCACCTTTTGCAACCGATCAATGTGAACGAGGAGCAGGTGCAGTGCCGCATCCAGAACATTCGTGAGCTGATCGATGAGGCTTTCACCGATGTGGAACTGGACCGCCTGAATACACGACTTGGTCGCTTGCAGGGCCAACTGGCCACCATTTTCGTGGGCGGTACCAGTGAACTGGAGGTGAGCGAGCGAAAAGATCGCTTCAACGATGCCCTTCACGCCGTTCGAGTGGCCATAAGTGATGGTGTGGTTCCCGGAGGAGGAACCGCCTATCTACGATGCATTCCAGTTTTGGACGAGTTGCCGCCAACCGAGATAATGGAGCACCAGGTTGGCAGGGAGATTGTAAAGGACGCTCTACGACTACCCTGCTATACGATCGCCCGCAATGCTGGAGTGGACCCCAATGAGGTACTACGTCGTGTTTTAAAGGGCAGTGGCAATTACGGATATGATGCCGCCGCTGGGGAATTTGACGATCTTGTGGTCCGGGGAATTGTGGATCCCACAAAAGTGTTGCAATCAGCCATGACGGCTGCCGCCGGAATTGCCTCTCTTTTGGCCACCACCGAGGTGCTTATCACTAGACAACGCACCAAACCGAAGATTCCCAAAAATCAGGTTACCAGGGATCTGGCTAAACTTGTTGGAATGTAG
- the LOC117150688 gene encoding protein toll: MLTYLPVVWLFFAHLVLRAATGQIIPLPTFCLGLSPQCTCAAEGNVVRFHCPDEYAMLLEVSEPGASLYMSYYASSELQWLPRFNISSLVKIEFDAYIFWPEKFVSELLETLGVQTVKTIIFRDRTLETVVTRDVLNSGDGYMETSQPENITTWHFGSVPGLKKFKFYSHQPELQESIFHGFDTLRDLQLSVNVTTLPGNMLSTVNGTLKTLTIESPGIVSFGNPLLRELQQLRNLSLALIRPSHERDQQLQSHFFGSMTNLEEVRLASATSSVNRTMFKGTNKLQLIKMNGNDDLMELPGEIFLDQVNLKTLDLSCNAIVTLHEDVFKGLGNLTLLDLSKNRLTNLSSTIFAPLTSLNVLRLNKNSLTAMSPSVFQDVVSLNYIEMVNTQFYGATLLMNYEAVVCTNDEACQYKSAEWQCDPRCICWVQRSIGSLIVDCRGTSLGQLPDLPRTTLLSTVLKVGNNSLTSLPAVSAHRGYANVSGLFLSDNNLTTLGSGDQLPENLTHLDVRGNQIQSLSEEFLLFLQEPNNTMTLSLSGNPISCGCESLSLLFFVRTNPQRVQDIADIVCTKQKKAFQQMEAFELCPSYVLLISCVVGGLVIVICLLTVFYLMFQQELKIWMYNNNLCLWWVSEEELDKDKTYDAFISYSHKDEELISKLLPKLESGPHPFRLCLHDRDWLVGDCIPEQIVRTVDDSKRVIIVLSQHFIDSVWARMEFRIAYQATLQDKRKRIIIILYRELEHMNGIDSELRAYLKLNTYLKWGDPLFWSKLCYAMPHNRRVLKGQKKHAGPLI, encoded by the exons ATGTTAACCTATTTGCCGGTAGTGTGGCTCTTTTTTGCCCACCTGGTGCTCCGTGCTGCCACGGGCCAGATCATACCACTGCCCACCTTTTGTTTGGGCCTTAGTCCGCAGTGCACTTGTGCCGCCGAGGGGAATGTGGTGCGGTTCCATTGTCCGGATGAGTACGCCATGCTGCTGGAGGTTTCCGAGCCGGGCGCATCGTTGTACATGAGCTACTATGCCTCCAGCGAATTGCAGTGGCTGCCGCGCTTCAATATCAGTTCGCTGGTGAAGATCGAGTTCGATGCGTACATCTTCTGGCCGGAGAAGTTCGTGAGCGAGTTGCTCGAGACCTTGGGTGTGCAGACAGTGAAGACGATTATTTTCCGCGATCGAACTTTGGAAACGGTAGTCACACGCGACGTTCTGAACTCGGGCGACGGGTATATGGAAACTTCGCAGCCCGAAAACATTACCACCTGGCACTTTGGTTCAGTTCCGGGGCTGAAGAAGTTCAAGTTCTACAGCCACCAGCCGGAGCTGCAGGAGTCCATATTCCACGGTTTCGACACCCTGCGGGATCTGCAGCTCAGCGTGAACGTGACAACGTTGCCGGGGAATATGCTGTCCACGGTGAATGGAACTCTGAAAACGCTGACCATCGAGAGTCCGGGCATAGTGTCATTCGGGAATCCACTGCTCCGCGAACTGCAGCAACTGCGCAACTTGAGTCTCGCCCTCATACGTCCGTCTCATGAGCGCGACCAGCAATTGCAGTCGCACTTCTTCGGTTCCATGACTAATCTGGAGGAGGTGCGCCTGGCGTCCGCCACAAGTAGTGTGAATCGCACCATGTTCAAGGGCACCAACAAGTTGCAGCTGATCAAGATGAATGGCAACGACGATCTCATGGAGCTTCCGGGTGAAATTTTCCTGGACCAGGTCAATCTTAAGACCCTGGATCTATCCTGCAATGCGATCGTCACTCTGCACGAGGATGTCTTCAAAGGCCTGGGGAATCTAACGCTGCTGGATCTATCCAAAAATAGACTGACTAACTTGTCGAG cACCATTTTCGCACCATTGACCTCGTTGAACGTTTTGCGTCTGAACAAGAACTCGCTGACCGCGATGTCGCCGAGTGTGTTTCAGGATGTGGTCAGTCTCAACTACATCGAGATGGTGAATACCCAGTTCTACGGGGCCACGCTACTGATGAACTACGAGGCGGTGGTGTGCACCAATGACGAGGCCTGCCAGTACAAGTCGGCCGAGTGGCAGTGCGATCCACGATGCATCTGCTGGGTGCAGCGGAGTATCGGCAGTCTGATCGTGGATTGCCGAGGAACCAGCCTCGGGCAACTTCCGGATTTGCCCCGCACCACGCTGCTGAGCACGGTGCTCAAGGTGGGCAACAATAGCCTCACCAGTCTGCCAGCCGTGAGCGCACACAGGGGTTATGCCAATGTGAGTGGACTCTTTCTATCGGACAATAACCTGACCACCCTTGGAAGCGGTGACCAGCTGCCCGAGAATCTCACCCATCTGGATGTGCGAGGCAATCAGATTCAGTCACTCAGCGAGGAGTTCCTATTGTTCCTGCAGGAGCCGAACAACACAATGACACTATCGTTGTCGGGAAACCCCATCTCCTGTGGCTGTGAATCCTTGTCGCTTCTCTTCTTTGTGCGGACCAATCCGCAGCGGGTGCAGGACATCGCCGATATTGTGTGCACCAAGCAGAAAAAGGCTTTCCAGCAGATGGAGGCCTTCGAGCTGTGTCCATCGTATGTCCTGCTCATCAGCTGTGTGGTCGGTGGCCTGGTGATCGTCATCTGTCTGCTCACCGTGTTCTACCTGATGTTCCAGCAGGAGCTGAAGATCTGGATGTACAACAACAATCTGTGCCTGTGGTGGGTCTCCGAGGAGGAGCTGGACAAGGACAAGACCTACGACGCCTTCATCTCGTACTCGCACAAGGACGAGGAGCTGATCAGTAAGCTCTTGCCCAAGCTAGAGAGTGGTCCGCATCCCTTTCGGCTGTGTCTGCACGATCGGGACTGGCTGGTGGGCGACTGTATTCCGGAGCAGATCGTTCGCACCGTGGACGACTCGAAGCGGGTGATCATCGTGCTGTCGCAGCACTTCATCGATTCGGTGTGGGCCCGCATGGAGTTCCGGATCGCCTACCAGGCCACATTACAGGACAAACGCAAGCggatcatcatcatcctctACCGGGAACTGGAGCACATGAACGGCATCGATAGCGAACTGCGGGCCTATCTCAAGCTGAACACCTACCTCAAGTGGGGTGATCCGCTCTTCTGGAGCAAGTTGTGCTACGCGATGCCGCACAATCGCAGGGTTCTGAAGGGTCAAAAGAAGCATGCGGGGCCGCTAATCTGA